A segment of the Trifolium pratense cultivar HEN17-A07 linkage group LG7, ARS_RC_1.1, whole genome shotgun sequence genome:
TCCCTAGTTCATGCACTGTATGTAATCCCATCACAAAACCATCAATATAGTGTGTCACACAATTGACAAATTATCGACTTCCTTAAACATGTGATCAAAAGTTCGATTTAAGCCGATCGGTGTGTACAGAAGAACATCTATGTAGCACATACCTCTGAAATTGAAGTCGTGTCAAATGTCTGATATTGACCCAtatgattacattcaattattatattttttaaaatattacaagtGTTGAGGTGAAAGTTGTTGTGACAAgtgagttaagtctcatatTGCTTAGAAAAGTAGAGGTTGAACACTATATAAGTGAGAGGACTCTCTTAATCCCAATGTGAATGATCCCCATGCTGCACCTCGTGACCCAACAATAGTGTCCAGTATTTAAGTCGGTACTTCATAGGCATGGGACTCCGGTCAAAGATAACCTAattcaccaaaaataaaaataatttcaccACAATACTTACAAAATGTATGCATAAGAAAGAACCAAGAGTGAACAGATAGTTAGTTCATTGATATTGAATGAATGGCAGAAACTGCTTCCTAGTCCTATAACCTTGGTTCATAACCTCTTCTGTAGTGTACTTGTTTATCCAAATCTCTATCTCTTTTCTCCATTTGAAGAGAAAATGGCAAAAAAACACCTACTCCTTCTAATCTTGTTCCTTTCCATCATCAATCTTTCACAACAGTTACAATATTCTCAATCTCAAACACTTCTCAAACTTCAACAACTTCTTGGCTACCCTTCAACATTAACAACCTTAAGCAGCACCAAAGATTTATGCAACATTGAACCTACTCAATATTTGACACTGGTGTGCTATGAAGACAATTTAACACAGTTGCATGTTGTTGGAAACAAAAATGAGTTCACCACATTACCTCAAGACTTCAACTCATACACACTTTTTTCAACACTTTCCACTCTTTCAAGCTTGAAAGTTCTCTCTTTAGTTTCTCTTGGTTTATGGGGTCCTTTACCTGAAACCATAGCTCAATTATCTTCATTGGAAATACTAAACATTACTTCAAATTATTTCAGTGGAGTTATACCATTTCACCTTTCATATCTTAATAATCTTCAATCATTAGTACTTGATGATAATAATTTCAATGGTGAAATTCCAAACTTAGGTTCACTTCAAGGTTTGGTTGTGCTTAGTATGAAGAAAAATTTCCTTAGTGGCAACTTACCAAATTCATTGAATGAACTTGTTACTCTTAGAGTTTTAGATCTatcaaataatcaattatttgGTGAATTACCTCATCTTCATAATTTGGTTAATCTCCAAGTTCTTCACTTAGAAAATAACACATTAGGACCTCACTTTCCTTCTCTTCCTACAAAGTTAGTTTCACTTGTGATGAGAAACAATAGTTTTCGACTCGGTGTACCTTCTAATATAAGTTCTTTCTATCAACTTCAAAAGTTGGACCTTTCTTTGAATGGTTTTGTCGGGCCTTTTCCGCCGTCTTTATTGTCATTACCTTCTATCAACTACCTTGATGTTTCTTCAAATAAGTTCACTGGTATGCTTTTCAAGAATTTTTCATGCAATGATGATCTTCATTTTGTGAATTTGTCTTCAAATTATTTGAAAGGTGAACTACCTAGTTGTTTGAGACCAAAGAAAACAAAGGTTATTTTGTATGGTGGAAATTGTTTATCAAATGTGAAACAAAATCAACATAGTTATAGTTTCTGCAGCAATGAAGCTTTAGCAGTGAATATCACTCCTCATCAAGAACAGAAACATAAGGGAACAGCAAATAAAACAGTATTTGTATCATCAAGTTTAGGAGTTGTTGGAGTATTGATTGTTGCAGTTGTTATCTTTGTTGTTAATGAAGTTCATAAGAAAAGTGTTATGAAAAAAACTTCAATGTCTACATTGGAGGATGTTATACAGAATGAAGATAAAGAGAAAACTACTGCAAGGTCTATAGTGGAGCATATCATCAAGAAGGTTCCTGATAAAGAAGCTGTTAAAACACTGACAAAATCCATAAAGGAACAGATAGTGATCCGAGTCGGTAATAGGCGCCATGTGAGGAGGCCTTCGAGGTCCATCATTGAACATGTATCATCAGTAAACACTGCAAAATTACTCACAGATGCAAGTAAATACACATATCCTTTGCTTTTTTTGACGTGTCGTGTCCCATGTTTGTGTCTGTGTCtatgtttgtgcttcatagaatTAGAACATGTCATTCAAAACCTTTTCCTTTATATTGAGTGTTACACATCACATATAGTTACTTTATATTCATTGTGAACAGGGTGTATATCTGAAACAATGAAGATGGGAACTGGTCTTCCTGCTTATAGGACATTTGCTTTGGACCAACTTAAGGAAGCTACAAATAATTTTGATGAATCAAGTCTCATAAGTGAAGGTCCACTTGGTCAGGTATGTACAGAATCATATTTTTGGTAACTCCACACTTAAATATAGAAACTCCATTGTAGAATCAAATATGTCATACCGTGGTTCGAAATTGCGCTCTGCATCCGCAATTGCGGCCGCAGTATTGCTGATGTGGTAGCCACTGCAACCGCACTGCACCTCAGTTGCAGTGTGGTTTTCAATCGTGTGTACGGCCGCATCGTAACCTCGTTAAGAAACGCATCAGACTATTTTGGCTATATTCGTTCAAATCTTCTCacaaaaacttaatatttatgaACTCCAAATCTCAATTTACGTCAGATGCAATGAATAATCTTACCCTTATAAATATGCACGAAACAAACTGTGACTCTACTATAGTGAGTAAATGGTGTAGTGGCATAGTGGTGCCACTTAATATAGTTTGTGAAAATTCACGCCGCAATAGCCACATTGCGCGTCACAGTAACCATAATGACTGCGATCACAGTAACCGtaaccgcaaccgcaatttaaaaccatgtgTCATACCAATGCACATCACATAAAAGAGTGACAGGAATAATTGAACTTCatgattcatatatatttttgtgaatAAGGATATTAGGGCAACCTTCCTAATTATATGGCCCTTATCTTTTGTTGAATCTCTAGAAGGAATAATGAGACTtgttgaaaattatattttctgaGTAGCTAGCCATATATTAGATTTAGTCCATAACTAGCATCAATCCACTCATTTTGTTTGCAATAGCTTTTATCCATTACCTTTATGAATTGCAAAAACTGAATTTCTTGTACTATTGATGTCAGATATATAATGGGGTTCTTTCTGATGGGATGAATATTACTATTAGAGGAATGAAGATAAGAAAGAAACACAGCCCTCAGGCCTATATGCACCATGTTGAGTTGATTTCAAAACTTAGGCATTCACACTTGGTTAGTTCACTTGGTCATTCTTTTGATTGCAACCAAGAAGATTCAAGTGTCAACACTATATTTCTCATATTTGAGTTTGTTCAAGACAAAAGTTTAAGAAGCCGCGTCTCTGGTAAGGAAAATTTTCCGCTACAATCTTCCGTCTAATTTATCTTGGGTACCATAAATCTTAAAGAATGTGTTCTCTAATAACATTTTTGTTTCAATAGTATCAAATGGAGAAAGGCTTTGTTGGACACAAAGAATAGCAGCCACTATCGGAGTTGTGAAAGGCGTTCAATTTTTGCATACTGGGATAGTGCCTGGATTGTATTCAAATAATCTCAAGATAACTGATATTCTTTTGGATAACAATCATAATGTGAAAATAAGCAGTTATAATCTGCCAATCTATGCTGAAAACAAAAGAATGGTAAATGGATAAAATATCAGTTTCTATATGTTCTCCTCTTCCTATTAATATATCTTCACTTGTTTTATGAAATTTCtctttataatttgttttgctCAAAATATTCAGGTCAACAATGGAACTTCTGTTGGAGTAAAAGGAAATCTCCAAGCAAGGTACAAAAAATGTGGTTCCTTGATATTACAATGATACCTAATCTTAGCTACTATACTTATGTAGAGAACGCCATATTTGTCGATAACTAGGTAGACCCTCGAGGGTAGTCAAGCATAGCGAGTGGTTTAAGGATAAACTAGTAATATGCACCATAGTTTTAAAGAAAGTGTTATACTTTATAACTCTAAGTATTGTATACAAGAAATACTATAGCAGACACTTTGCTGTCAGAGACGTAGGCATAATTGGTCAAACTCTAATGATTGATTGTTATGTTCTTTTGTGCGTTTAACCCTATGATCAATCATTTGTGCAGGATAAATGATGGAGACAAGAATGATGTGTATGATATTGGGGTAATCTTGCTAGAAATCATTCTGGGACGACCAATAATGTTCCACAATGAAGTTGGAATATTAAAAGATCTTGTGAGTATTATTTTCAAGTTTCTCATTTTCCATTAATCAATTTGTTAAATTTATCTAAGCATGAGCCTAGTTATAGAATCTAACTTTACTGTGTTAAGCACAATATGATAACATAAGCGTTTCTATAATTGTTTgaaagagcttatgaaaacacaAATGATCATCATTTCAGCTTATGCAGAGATTATCATCATTTCCTTTTCGATGGTAGAAGCAGCTTATACGATAAGTTTTTATTCGATAGGAGTGTGTTTGGATCACTAATGAACAGTTTACCTACTAGCATAAACACTTAATAAGGTGTTtcggagagcttatgaaaacaacttataacacATTCTTAATTTGCTTTCAGCTAATTGCGATAAGCTCTCCATGATAGCTAATGACAAAATATtcatagcttatatgaaaatattttggcACGCCTCTTTTTTactatagaaatagcttatatataagagtttaattaagttgtttatctaaacaGGCCCTAGATGCTTATTTCACAAAAGCATAATTAAGCTGTATAGCCAAATGTCCGCTAATCCTAACAATGTTTTATATGTATTATTCTTATGCAGTTGCATGTAAGCATCAAAACCGACGATATAGCTAGAAGGAGTATTGTTGATCCATTTGTTCACAAGGAATGTTCAGATGAATCATTAATGAAAATGATGGAGATATGTGTAAGGTGTCTCTCTAGTGAACCAAATGAAAGACCTTCTGTGGAAGATATCCTTTGGAATTTGCAATTTGCAGCACAAGTTCAGAATTCATGGAAAAGAGAAACAAATGATCATAGAGACTCACCTAAATCATCCTCAAGAGAGACATAATTGTTGCTAtga
Coding sequences within it:
- the LOC123894493 gene encoding probable inactive leucine-rich repeat receptor-like protein kinase At3g03770 encodes the protein MAKKHLLLLILFLSIINLSQQLQYSQSQTLLKLQQLLGYPSTLTTLSSTKDLCNIEPTQYLTLVCYEDNLTQLHVVGNKNEFTTLPQDFNSYTLFSTLSTLSSLKVLSLVSLGLWGPLPETIAQLSSLEILNITSNYFSGVIPFHLSYLNNLQSLVLDDNNFNGEIPNLGSLQGLVVLSMKKNFLSGNLPNSLNELVTLRVLDLSNNQLFGELPHLHNLVNLQVLHLENNTLGPHFPSLPTKLVSLVMRNNSFRLGVPSNISSFYQLQKLDLSLNGFVGPFPPSLLSLPSINYLDVSSNKFTGMLFKNFSCNDDLHFVNLSSNYLKGELPSCLRPKKTKVILYGGNCLSNVKQNQHSYSFCSNEALAVNITPHQEQKHKGTANKTVFVSSSLGVVGVLIVAVVIFVVNEVHKKSVMKKTSMSTLEDVIQNEDKEKTTARSIVEHIIKKVPDKEAVKTLTKSIKEQIVIRVGNRRHVRRPSRSIIEHVSSVNTAKLLTDARCISETMKMGTGLPAYRTFALDQLKEATNNFDESSLISEGPLGQIYNGVLSDGMNITIRGMKIRKKHSPQAYMHHVELISKLRHSHLVSSLGHSFDCNQEDSSVNTIFLIFEFVQDKSLRSRVSVSNGERLCWTQRIAATIGVVKGVQFLHTGIVPGLYSNNLKITDILLDNNHNVKISSYNLPIYAENKRMVNNGTSVGVKGNLQARINDGDKNDVYDIGVILLEIILGRPIMFHNEVGILKDLLHVSIKTDDIARRSIVDPFVHKECSDESLMKMMEICVRCLSSEPNERPSVEDILWNLQFAAQVQNSWKRETNDHRDSPKSSSRET